A segment of the uncultured Fusobacterium sp. genome:
CTAAAACTTTAGAACTTAGATTAATAAAAGCTTATGAATACTATCAAAAATTTCCAGATACAATTTTTATTCTATCTGGAGGAAAAGGTGACGATGAAAATCTATCAGAAGCACAAGGTATGGCAAATTATCTAATTGAAAAAGGAGTTCCTACAAATAACCTAGTTTTAGAAGATAAAGCTACATCTACCTATGAAAATTTCAAATTTTCTAAAGAGATATTAGATAATTTAGAAGTTAAAAATATTGGAGTAATCTCTAGCTCTTTTCATTTGTATAGAGCTAAATTTATAGCTAAAAAACTTGATATTCCTGTTGAGGCAATCTATGCTGACTCACCTTTAATTTTATTTTTTAACTGTAGTTTAAGAGAGTTTTTTGCATATTTTAATGAGATGAGAAAATAATAACTATAGTTTCCAAAAGTAGATAAATAGCTACTATTACTACTTTTGGAATTATATTTTTATAATTATCTATTTAAATTTTTTATAGCTTTTTCTATCCTTTCCATTGCCTCTTCTACCATATATCTAGGACAAGCAACGTTCATTCTTGCAAAACCTCTACCATTTTCTCCAAAAGTTCCGCCATCATTCATAGCAACCCTCGCTTCATTTATTAAAAACTCTTGAATCTTGTCTTGAGGTATACCAATACCATTAAAGTCTAACCACATTAAATATGTTCCCTCTGGTTTTAATGTTTTTATCTCTGGTATTCTCTCTTTTATAAAATCAACTACATATTGCATATTTCCATCTAAATGTTCAATTAACTCCTCTAACCAATCTTCACATTTATTATATGCAGCTTCAAAAGCAACTAAACTAAATGGATTATTTCTTTTGATATCCATTTTTCCTAAAATATCATCAAAGGCTTTTCTCTCTTCTAATCTTGGAAAAGTAACAAAAGAAGCTTGAAGCCCTGCTAAATTAAATGATTTTGTTGGAGAAAATAAAGTTATAGTTATATCCTCTATATCTCTACTTATAGATCCCATTGGAATATGTTTGTTACCTGGCATTATTAAATCTCTCCAAATTTCATCTGCTAAAATTCTTACATTATACTTTTTACATAAATTTCCCATCTTTTCAAGTTCAGATTTTTTCCAAACTCTTCCTACTGGATTGTGAGGATTACATAAAATAAATAGTGTCACATCCTCTTGTGATAATTTATTTTCTAAATCTTCAAAATCTATGGTATAATATCCATTTTCATCTTTTACTAGAGGATTTTCTATTAATTGTCTTCCATTATCCTTTACCGATGCTGCAAATGGTGGATATACAGGTGATTGAATAAGAATTTTATCTGTAATTTTAGTCAACATATTTACAAGGATAGACATACTTGGAACAACACCTGGACTATGTATTAATGTTTTAGATGAAATCTCATATCCAAATCTTTTTGACATCCAATTTGCTGCACTTTCATAATATGAATCTGGTCTATATACATATCCAAAAATCTCTTGCTTAACTTTTTTAGTCATAGCTTCTACAATTTCAGGAGCTGCTTTTATATCCATATCTGCTATCCACATTGGAGTTAGATCTTCTCTTCCAAATTTCATCCTCATCTCTGCCCATTTAGCAGCATGATTTTCACTTCTATCTATTTTTTCATTAAAATTATATTTTTGTTTCATAAAATTCCCCCTAATTATTTTTATATAATATAGCATACCATTATTTCTTTTATTTTTGTATCAATATCTATTTTTCTTTTTTACTTTATATTTTATTCCAATAAAAAAACTACACTCTCTACCTAGCTTTAGGTTTCAAGTGTAGTATATTATCTATTTATTAAAATACAGGTACAAAACCACCTTTAAAAGTTTTTAAAATATAATCTCTTACTTTTTCAGTTTGGAAAGCTTCAACTAAAGCTTTTATATCTTCTCTATTTTCATCTCCTGCTCTTACAGCAAATATATTGATATATGGAGAATCTTTATCTTCAAGAACTATACTATCTTCTGTTGGGAAAAATCCTGCATTTACTGCATATCCACCATTGATAACTGCTGCATCTACATCTGGTAAAATTCTTGGTAGTTGTGCTGCTTCTAACTCTTTAAATTTGAAGTTTTTAGGATTTTTTACTATATCAAATGTTGTAGCACGTAAATCTGTTGGATCTTTTAATTCTATTAATCCAGCTTTATGAAATAGTAATAAAGCTCTTCCACTATTAGTTGGGTCATTAGGTATAGCAATTACAGCTTTTTCTGGTAACTCTTCTAAGCTTTTATATTTTTTTGAGTAAAGTCCTAAAGGACAGATATAAGTTGCCCCTGCTGAAACTAGATTAAGCCCTTTATCTTTATTAAATTGCTCTAAATATGGAAGATGTTGAAATGAGTTCACATCTATATCACCATCTGCCAATGCAAGATTTGGAGTTACATAGTCATTCATCTCCACTATTTCTAACTCTATCCCCTTTGCCTTTAAATCATCTTTAATTAAGTTCATTATCTCAGCTCCAGGATATGATGTTGTCCCTATTTTTAATGTTTTTCCAAAGCATATTGTTGATAAAAGTATAAATAATAATAGTATTTTTTTCATAACTAACAACTCCTTTTTATGTATATCTCAAAATGTATTTTATCTTAGAATGCTGGAACTACTCCACCTTTGTAGTTTGCTCCAATATAGTCACTTACTTTTTTACTTTGAAGTGCTTTTAAAAGTTTTTGAATATCTTCTTTGCTTTCATCACCTGATTTTACAGCTATAATATTAGCATATGGAGATTCTGCTCCTTCTAATAATAATGAATCTTCAACTGGTGAAAATCCAGCTTCTAAAGCATAGTTTCCATTGATAACTGCTGCTTCTACATCTGGTAAAACTCTTGGTAATTGTGCTGCTTCAATAGGTTTAAATTTTAATTTTTTAGGATTTTCTACAATATCAAATTCTGTTACATATAGATTTGTTGGGTCATTTAATTTAATAACTCCACTATTATGAAGTAAAATTAAAGCTCTTCCTCCATTTGATGGGTCACTTGGAATAGCAATAGTTGCTTTATTTGGTAGATCTTTAATATCTTTTATTTTTTGTGAAAATACTCCTAGTGGCTCTACATGAATTTTTCCTGCTGATACTAAATTTAATCCTCTTTCATTTGAGAACTTTTCAAGATATGGAAAATGTTGGAAGAAGTTTGCATCTAGCTCTCCCTCTGCTAGTGCTAAGTTAGGAGTTACATAATCAGTAAATTCAACTACTTTTAAATCTACTCCCTCAGTTTTTAGATCTTCTTTTACTAAATTAAGAAGTTCTGCATGAGGTACTGGAGTTGCTCCAACTTTTAATTCTCCTGCTAATGCTGTTGCTCCTACTAAGATAAATGCTGCTGCTAATAAAGTTTTAAAAGATTTTTTCATAATTATCCTCTCCCTATAAATTTTTTATATTGTAAAACTTAATTATCTTTTCTTTTTAATTCTATCTACTAAATAGTTTCCTAATGATTGTAATACTTGAACTAATAATATTATCACTATTACTGAATAGATCATTATATCAGTTTTAAATCTTTGATATCCAAATCTAATTGCTAAATCTCCAAGTCCTCCAGCTCCTATTGTTCCTGCCATTGCTGAGAAACCTATAAGACTGATTACTGTAACTGTTATCCCATGGATAATATGTGGCATTGTCTCTGGAATCATTACTTTCCAAATTATTGTACTATTACTTGCTCCCATACTTGAACTTGCTTCTATTAGTCCCTTGTCAACTTCGTTTAAAGCTCCCTCTATCATTCTAGCTACAAATGGTGCTGCTGATATTGAAAGAGGAACTATTGCTGCTGTACTTCCTATTGTTGTTCCTACTATTATTCTTGAAAGTGGAAACAGACAGATCATCAATATGATAAAAGGAAATGATCTTAAAGTATTTATTACTATTTCCAAAACCTTATTTAATTTTGGTCTCTCCATAATATTGCCCTCTTTTGTTACTACTAATAGAACTCCTATTGGAAATCCTATTAATAGTGAAAAGATTGTTGAGAAAAATACCATATATAAAGTTTCAAGTGTTGAATCTAATATCATACTAAATACCATTATAAATCACCTCTACTATTACTCCTGACTCATTAAACCACTCTATTGCCTCTTTTTGTTGTCCCATCTCTCCAGAAAGTTCTATGAAAAGATGTCCTACTTTCATAGTTGAAAGATGATCTATTGATCCTCCTAAAATACTTAAATCTATATTGAAATTTCTTACAGCTTGTGAAATTATAGGATCTTCTGCTATTGTTCCAAGGAATTTTAATTTAATAATCATCTTTCCTTTTGTTTTCATTATCTCTACTCCCTTTTCCTCTGTACTAGGTAAGTAAGAGATTAACTCTTTTGTAACTTCACTTTGAGGAGCTGAGAATATGTGGTGTACCCCTCCAGTTTCAACAATTCTTCCATCTGCCATTACTGCAACTCTATTACAAATATCTCTAATAACCTCCATCTGATGTGTTATCATTACGACAGTAAGTCCAAATTTTTGTTGAATATTTTTTAATAGATCCAATATTGAATTTGTTGTTTTAGGATCTAGAGCTGAAGTTGCCTCATCTGATAGCAGTATATCTGGATTATTTGCTAATGCTCTTGCTATTGCAACTCTCTGCTTTTGACCTCCACTTAATTGACTGGGATAAGAATCTATTTTACTAGAAAGTTCAACTACTTCTAAAAGTTCCCTTACTCTATCTTTTATCTTTGATTTTTCCCAACCTGCTATTTCTAAAGCAAAGGCTACATTCTCTCCAACTGTTCTTGATGCCAATAAGTTAAAGTGTTGAAATATCATTCCAATCTTTTTTCTCTTTTCTAAAAGCTCATTTTTTGATAGTGATGTCATATCTACACCATCAATTATTATCTTTCCACTTGTTGGTTCTTCCAATCTATTCAATAATCTTATTAGTGATGATTTTCCAGCTCCACTTAAACCAATTACTCCAAATATATCCCCTTTTTTTATTTCTAAACTTACATCTTTTACTGCATGAAACCCATTAGGATATATTTTATTAACTTTTTCTATCTTAATCATTTTCTATCCCCCTAAAAAATTTATAAAAAAAACTCTCTATCACCATCAAGTAATAGAGAGAATATACACTAAGTCCTTAGTCTATCCATCTGTCTGGAATTAGCACCACACCCTAAATAGGCAGGTTGCT
Coding sequences within it:
- a CDS encoding YdcF family protein; translated protein: MKKQDIIITAIFILLIIFSKEDFAFFFLFLIYLSTFIYKYFSKKSKNSSVFKNLKALCKLGYILLFISFIGFEAILLKDIAINKDNFPKKSHIIVLGGKLDDNIPSKTLELRLIKAYEYYQKFPDTIFILSGGKGDDENLSEAQGMANYLIEKGVPTNNLVLEDKATSTYENFKFSKEILDNLEVKNIGVISSSFHLYRAKFIAKKLDIPVEAIYADSPLILFFNCSLREFFAYFNEMRK
- a CDS encoding MalY/PatB family protein → MKQKYNFNEKIDRSENHAAKWAEMRMKFGREDLTPMWIADMDIKAAPEIVEAMTKKVKQEIFGYVYRPDSYYESAANWMSKRFGYEISSKTLIHSPGVVPSMSILVNMLTKITDKILIQSPVYPPFAASVKDNGRQLIENPLVKDENGYYTIDFEDLENKLSQEDVTLFILCNPHNPVGRVWKKSELEKMGNLCKKYNVRILADEIWRDLIMPGNKHIPMGSISRDIEDITITLFSPTKSFNLAGLQASFVTFPRLEERKAFDDILGKMDIKRNNPFSLVAFEAAYNKCEDWLEELIEHLDGNMQYVVDFIKERIPEIKTLKPEGTYLMWLDFNGIGIPQDKIQEFLINEARVAMNDGGTFGENGRGFARMNVACPRYMVEEAMERIEKAIKNLNR
- a CDS encoding MetQ/NlpA family ABC transporter substrate-binding protein — translated: MKKILLLFILLSTICFGKTLKIGTTSYPGAEIMNLIKDDLKAKGIELEIVEMNDYVTPNLALADGDIDVNSFQHLPYLEQFNKDKGLNLVSAGATYICPLGLYSKKYKSLEELPEKAVIAIPNDPTNSGRALLLFHKAGLIELKDPTDLRATTFDIVKNPKNFKFKELEAAQLPRILPDVDAAVINGGYAVNAGFFPTEDSIVLEDKDSPYINIFAVRAGDENREDIKALVEAFQTEKVRDYILKTFKGGFVPVF
- a CDS encoding MetQ/NlpA family ABC transporter substrate-binding protein — its product is MKKSFKTLLAAAFILVGATALAGELKVGATPVPHAELLNLVKEDLKTEGVDLKVVEFTDYVTPNLALAEGELDANFFQHFPYLEKFSNERGLNLVSAGKIHVEPLGVFSQKIKDIKDLPNKATIAIPSDPSNGGRALILLHNSGVIKLNDPTNLYVTEFDIVENPKKLKFKPIEAAQLPRVLPDVEAAVINGNYALEAGFSPVEDSLLLEGAESPYANIIAVKSGDESKEDIQKLLKALQSKKVSDYIGANYKGGVVPAF
- a CDS encoding methionine ABC transporter permease, which codes for MVFSMILDSTLETLYMVFFSTIFSLLIGFPIGVLLVVTKEGNIMERPKLNKVLEIVINTLRSFPFIILMICLFPLSRIIVGTTIGSTAAIVPLSISAAPFVARMIEGALNEVDKGLIEASSSMGASNSTIIWKVMIPETMPHIIHGITVTVISLIGFSAMAGTIGAGGLGDLAIRFGYQRFKTDIMIYSVIVIILLVQVLQSLGNYLVDRIKKKR
- a CDS encoding methionine ABC transporter ATP-binding protein, whose protein sequence is MIKIEKVNKIYPNGFHAVKDVSLEIKKGDIFGVIGLSGAGKSSLIRLLNRLEEPTSGKIIIDGVDMTSLSKNELLEKRKKIGMIFQHFNLLASRTVGENVAFALEIAGWEKSKIKDRVRELLEVVELSSKIDSYPSQLSGGQKQRVAIARALANNPDILLSDEATSALDPKTTNSILDLLKNIQQKFGLTVVMITHQMEVIRDICNRVAVMADGRIVETGGVHHIFSAPQSEVTKELISYLPSTEEKGVEIMKTKGKMIIKLKFLGTIAEDPIISQAVRNFNIDLSILGGSIDHLSTMKVGHLFIELSGEMGQQKEAIEWFNESGVIVEVIYNGI